One window from the genome of Pelosinus sp. IPA-1 encodes:
- a CDS encoding C40 family peptidase yields MNRWIVILFAGILFSGTGVVQASPNSSYSAFMQSLDSIVTGATMPVADEQQIAARSAALPTAQSGQSAQILTIASSMLGQPVVWGGASPAQGFDCSGLVQYVYRQAGINLPRTADLQFLVGRTVSPASLQPGDLVYFTTYEPGASHVGIYIGRDKFIHTSFSKGVVAIGDMNDSYFVQRYYGAKRVL; encoded by the coding sequence ATGAATAGATGGATAGTTATACTATTTGCCGGGATTCTTTTTAGCGGTACAGGAGTGGTTCAGGCTTCTCCGAACTCTAGTTATAGTGCGTTTATGCAGTCCTTGGATTCCATAGTAACAGGCGCTACTATGCCAGTAGCAGATGAGCAGCAGATTGCAGCTCGATCTGCTGCTCTGCCAACTGCTCAGTCTGGACAGTCGGCACAAATATTGACTATTGCCAGCAGTATGCTTGGTCAACCAGTAGTGTGGGGAGGAGCCTCGCCTGCTCAGGGATTTGATTGTTCCGGATTAGTGCAATATGTGTACAGGCAAGCTGGTATCAATTTGCCGCGAACCGCTGATTTACAGTTTTTAGTTGGCAGAACCGTATCGCCAGCTTCCCTGCAGCCGGGAGATTTAGTGTATTTTACTACCTATGAACCAGGTGCATCTCATGTGGGGATTTACATTGGCCGGGATAAATTTATTCATACCTCCTTTTCCAAAGGCGTAGTCGCTATTGGGGATATGAATGATAGTTATTTTGTACAGCGATATTATGGTGCGAAACGAGTATTATAA
- a CDS encoding CusA/CzcA family heavy metal efflux RND transporter produces MLDKLIEFSLKNRVIIIALSVLIIIWGVFTVQDTPIDAFPDLSENQVLVYADWMGRGPQEVQDQVTYPLETALRGLPQVKEVRSNSSFGFSMVTVIFEDGVDTYFARQVVNEKVQQAIPKLPSGVQPALGPVSTPMGQVFMYTIESDRHNLADVRTVQDFFIKPQLSAVPGVAEVASIGGYVLQYQVNLDPNLMKSYRISVGQVFGAIGANNANVGAKVVEQNGQEFVIRGLGLVQSIEDIKNIVITQNNNIPIYVKDVARVTTGPDFRRGVLTKDGYEAAGGIIIQRMGENTLNVIDQVKGKIAEIQPTLPQGMRIVPYYDQTELVKNAVNTLKRALIEEFVLVSIIVLAFLGNWRSSIIVTSAIPIGILIALIAMKGIHLSANLMSLGGIAIGIGVMTDAAIVMVENVYRHLAENGGRRNIVDVTLEAAKEVAAPIFFSITIIIVTFLPVFTMTGTEGKMYTPMAFAKSFAMTGSLLLAFTVVPVLCTLLLKGKIKEEDTWIVAKMHELYVPLLKKVMKYKKATITMAVVVIIAGFSLLPLIGTTFMPELDEGTFLVMPTMLPSVSLTQAVESAKTMDKLIMEIPEIDMSVGKVGRAESALDPAPVNMIETVVTLKPKEQWRPGMTKEAIKEEMTNKLASVPGLNLAITQPIAGRLSMLTTGVRTELGIKLYGEDLKVLQQKASEIEKALGDVPGASDLYAERVFGAPYLEIQMDREKVARYGLNVGDVEDAIELAIGGKRATTTVEGKKRFDVLVRYSRENREKIDAMQNILIPVTGGGAKAADSGMGSSGAAKGATASAAGGAYVPLGDVAKFQVVDGPSMISSENGIYRIIVQMNTKDRDVVSFVDEASKVIKEKVDLPPGYSLKWTGQYENQQRAKARLGMVVPAVIVLTFFLLYMSFKSADDAFLIMLNIPFSLVGGIVAIYATGTYMTVAAAVGFIALCGIAVQNGVIMVTYIKALREEKSLEEAIIEGAITRLRPVMITALVASLGLFPLIYSTGTGAEVQRPMATVVVGGLVTSTILTLIVLPCIYLVWHQWRERKQGAKASASSIEK; encoded by the coding sequence ATGTTAGATAAATTAATTGAGTTTTCGCTGAAGAACAGAGTGATTATTATTGCTTTGTCAGTGCTCATTATCATTTGGGGTGTCTTTACAGTTCAGGATACCCCCATAGATGCCTTTCCCGATTTAAGTGAAAATCAGGTACTGGTGTATGCCGACTGGATGGGACGCGGCCCGCAGGAAGTGCAAGATCAGGTAACCTATCCTTTGGAAACGGCTTTGCGGGGGCTACCACAGGTAAAAGAGGTGCGATCTAATTCTTCCTTTGGCTTTTCCATGGTAACAGTTATTTTTGAAGATGGCGTAGATACCTATTTTGCACGGCAAGTGGTCAACGAGAAGGTACAACAAGCCATTCCTAAGCTACCGAGTGGAGTGCAACCTGCATTAGGTCCTGTTAGTACTCCTATGGGGCAAGTCTTCATGTATACGATTGAAAGTGATCGTCATAATCTAGCGGATGTACGGACGGTACAGGATTTTTTTATTAAACCTCAATTAAGTGCCGTTCCTGGTGTAGCCGAGGTGGCTAGTATTGGTGGTTATGTTCTGCAATATCAAGTGAATTTAGATCCTAATTTAATGAAATCATACAGAATTTCTGTTGGCCAGGTATTTGGTGCGATTGGGGCCAATAATGCCAACGTTGGTGCCAAAGTTGTGGAACAAAATGGTCAAGAATTTGTCATTCGTGGTCTTGGGTTAGTGCAGTCCATTGAGGATATCAAAAATATTGTTATCACTCAAAACAATAATATCCCCATCTATGTGAAAGATGTGGCGAGAGTAACAACTGGACCAGATTTTCGCCGTGGTGTACTGACTAAGGATGGTTATGAGGCCGCTGGTGGTATTATCATTCAACGCATGGGCGAAAATACATTGAATGTCATTGACCAAGTAAAAGGAAAAATTGCTGAAATTCAGCCAACTCTGCCTCAGGGGATGCGCATTGTTCCTTACTACGATCAGACAGAGCTGGTGAAAAATGCGGTTAATACTCTTAAGCGAGCATTGATTGAAGAATTTGTTCTGGTATCTATTATCGTTCTGGCCTTTTTAGGAAATTGGCGATCAAGTATTATTGTAACAAGTGCCATCCCGATTGGGATCCTCATTGCTTTGATTGCAATGAAAGGTATCCATTTATCAGCAAACCTGATGTCCTTGGGGGGCATTGCTATTGGAATTGGAGTTATGACCGATGCGGCTATTGTTATGGTCGAAAATGTTTATCGGCATCTGGCGGAGAATGGCGGTCGACGAAATATTGTGGATGTGACTTTGGAAGCGGCGAAAGAAGTGGCTGCGCCCATCTTCTTCTCCATCACAATTATCATTGTGACCTTCCTGCCAGTGTTTACTATGACTGGGACAGAGGGGAAAATGTATACTCCTATGGCCTTTGCAAAATCCTTTGCCATGACGGGGTCACTTCTATTAGCCTTCACGGTGGTACCTGTATTATGCACCTTGCTATTGAAGGGAAAAATCAAAGAAGAAGACACTTGGATCGTAGCTAAAATGCATGAGCTATATGTACCATTGCTGAAGAAAGTTATGAAGTATAAAAAGGCAACAATTACGATGGCTGTAGTGGTGATTATTGCTGGATTCTCCTTATTGCCACTGATTGGAACTACCTTTATGCCGGAACTGGATGAAGGAACCTTTTTGGTCATGCCGACCATGCTGCCCAGCGTATCCTTGACGCAGGCGGTAGAATCGGCTAAGACCATGGATAAGCTAATTATGGAAATACCGGAAATTGATATGTCCGTGGGGAAAGTGGGGCGAGCGGAATCGGCTTTGGATCCAGCCCCGGTTAATATGATTGAGACAGTTGTTACGTTAAAGCCGAAAGAACAGTGGCGTCCTGGTATGACCAAAGAAGCCATTAAAGAAGAAATGACGAATAAATTAGCTAGTGTTCCTGGACTAAATCTAGCTATTACTCAACCGATTGCCGGCCGTTTGTCAATGTTGACAACAGGTGTGCGGACAGAATTAGGTATCAAGTTGTATGGGGAAGATCTGAAGGTCTTACAGCAAAAAGCTTCTGAAATTGAAAAAGCGCTAGGGGATGTTCCTGGAGCGAGTGACTTGTATGCTGAGCGGGTTTTTGGAGCGCCTTATTTGGAAATACAAATGGACCGGGAAAAAGTGGCCCGCTATGGTCTTAACGTTGGTGACGTAGAAGACGCCATAGAACTGGCGATAGGTGGTAAAAGGGCCACTACTACTGTAGAAGGAAAAAAGCGGTTTGATGTGTTGGTGCGTTATAGCCGGGAAAATCGTGAAAAAATTGACGCCATGCAAAACATTTTGATTCCAGTGACTGGTGGTGGTGCTAAGGCAGCCGATAGTGGTATGGGTAGCAGTGGGGCGGCTAAAGGAGCTACTGCTTCAGCAGCTGGCGGTGCTTATGTACCATTAGGCGATGTAGCCAAATTTCAAGTTGTCGATGGTCCATCCATGATCAGCAGTGAAAATGGCATTTATCGCATCATTGTTCAGATGAATACCAAGGACAGAGATGTGGTCAGTTTTGTCGATGAAGCCTCTAAAGTCATTAAAGAGAAGGTCGACTTACCACCAGGTTATTCCCTGAAATGGACTGGGCAGTACGAAAATCAACAACGGGCGAAAGCACGTCTCGGAATGGTAGTGCCAGCAGTCATCGTCCTTACCTTCTTCTTGCTGTATATGAGCTTTAAATCCGCTGATGATGCCTTTCTCATCATGCTGAATATTCCGTTCTCGCTGGTAGGAGGCATTGTGGCCATTTATGCTACAGGCACCTATATGACGGTGGCAGCGGCTGTAGGTTTTATCGCACTATGCGGTATTGCGGTGCAGAATGGTGTCATTATGGTGACTTACATTAAAGCACTTCGAGAAGAAAAATCGCTGGAAGAGGCAATTATTGAGGGAGCTATTACACGGCTACGGCCAGTTATGATTACTGCTTTGGTAGCTAGCTTAGGGTTATTTCCCCTTATTTATTCCACTGGTACTGGAGCGGAAGTACAACGACCCATGGCTACTGTAGTTGTTGGTGGTTTGGTAACCTCGACAATTCTGACGTTAATTGTATTGCCTTGTATTTACTTAGTATGGCATCAATGGCGTGAGCGTAAGCAGGGAGCTAAGGCATCGGCAAGTTCCATTGAAAAATAA
- a CDS encoding efflux RND transporter periplasmic adaptor subunit, producing the protein MIERFGGKKKLIIGVTAGVLVAGAAGYYTYNHNKQPIVMDHSAHQMSGSSIMAMGDTVTLDAKARQLAGVQTAQATVKALAKDIKTTGKIAMNESGRTYITSRVEGRIDELYVSADGETIEEGQAIASVYSPTYIAAQEEYLLASESVQKLKGAGKDVVQINNRLLEAARRKLQLLGVSDEAVAQLEQTRRANDHMTIYAQFGGTVLEKLLLPGAYIMPGEKLYGLSDLSTVWMYADLYEKDLADIKVGQPVTVTSNAYPGEVFSGQVTFINPILDDSSRTVKVRVAMGNPGGRLKPNLFVNAAINVPLGETLVVPESSLLDTGTRKVVFVAQGEDTFVKRDVVIGKEADGYIQILSGLAPGEAVVTAATFLIDSQTQLGSGSMAGMKM; encoded by the coding sequence ATGATAGAAAGATTTGGGGGCAAAAAGAAACTGATAATTGGTGTGACTGCTGGCGTGTTAGTTGCTGGTGCAGCAGGTTATTATACCTATAATCATAATAAACAGCCAATAGTGATGGATCATTCCGCTCATCAAATGAGTGGCAGCTCTATTATGGCAATGGGAGATACGGTAACACTAGATGCAAAAGCTAGGCAGTTGGCAGGAGTGCAGACAGCGCAAGCTACAGTAAAAGCCCTTGCTAAGGATATAAAGACTACTGGTAAAATAGCGATGAATGAAAGCGGACGAACGTATATTACTTCTCGGGTTGAAGGCAGGATAGATGAACTGTATGTATCTGCTGATGGTGAAACCATTGAAGAAGGGCAGGCTATTGCCTCCGTGTATAGTCCTACTTATATAGCGGCGCAAGAGGAATATTTGCTGGCCTCGGAGAGTGTGCAGAAACTCAAGGGAGCTGGTAAAGATGTGGTGCAGATCAATAATCGATTATTAGAAGCAGCTCGCAGAAAATTGCAACTACTCGGTGTATCCGATGAGGCAGTAGCCCAGCTGGAACAGACGCGCCGCGCAAATGACCATATGACGATTTATGCTCAATTCGGTGGTACTGTTTTGGAAAAACTGCTATTGCCAGGCGCATACATTATGCCGGGAGAAAAGTTATATGGCTTATCTGATTTGTCTACTGTTTGGATGTACGCTGATCTTTATGAGAAAGATCTAGCTGATATTAAGGTTGGGCAGCCGGTTACTGTGACAAGTAATGCCTACCCTGGTGAAGTTTTTAGTGGACAGGTAACTTTTATCAACCCAATCTTAGATGATAGCAGCCGAACGGTAAAGGTTAGAGTGGCTATGGGGAATCCGGGTGGTAGGCTGAAACCAAATCTATTTGTCAATGCCGCCATCAACGTACCATTGGGTGAAACACTGGTTGTGCCAGAATCTAGCCTACTTGACACTGGTACCCGCAAGGTGGTATTTGTGGCACAAGGAGAAGATACCTTTGTGAAACGGGATGTAGTAATTGGTAAGGAAGCGGATGGTTATATCCAAATCCTCTCCGGGCTTGCGCCTGGCGAAGCGGTGGTTACAGCTGCTACCTTCCTCATTGACTCCCAGACTCAGTTAGGCAGCGGCAGTATGGCCGGCATGAAGATGTAG
- a CDS encoding TolC family protein, protein MKIRKWFQQKALPLTAVFVLGLMAPVMAAENQETLSLKQVVDTAVKNNPAVIESQKRWEEKQARIPLAKALPNPQFGIMKDDIPKSSLNPFDAMMTEYTLTQEIMNPGKLKAMGKMAGSDAEMAKANYQDKQMEVYTTAKMAYYDLLYADKALEIGKENQQLMGQLVQIAQVNYSTGMVPLQDTLRAQTEFSKMTTDLLSMASMSAVAKAKINTVIGRKADTPLAVKEEFSAPPPNFDLAKLQTEAQTGKPTVVSMERQVEMAKNGVELAKKQQLPDYQLSIGYKDRKQTEMETAPDTWKMEFMVMLPIWQGKNKAEIKSASANLDAAQASLTNMQNMTGLDLQMALAEAQTAWRQIDLYKNTVIPQAEQTYQAGVVSYTNGKVDFMAVLDSLNSLRNVRLDYYKARINYEKAAANLEKAVGKPLFNSGLEP, encoded by the coding sequence ATGAAAATAAGAAAATGGTTTCAACAAAAAGCATTACCCTTGACCGCAGTGTTCGTATTGGGATTGATGGCACCAGTTATGGCAGCGGAGAATCAGGAAACGCTGTCTTTAAAGCAAGTGGTGGATACTGCAGTCAAGAATAATCCAGCTGTCATTGAGAGCCAAAAACGCTGGGAAGAAAAACAAGCCCGCATCCCGCTGGCTAAAGCCTTACCAAATCCGCAGTTTGGGATTATGAAAGATGACATACCAAAGAGCAGCTTAAATCCCTTTGATGCTATGATGACTGAATATACTTTAACCCAGGAAATTATGAATCCAGGCAAATTAAAAGCCATGGGTAAAATGGCTGGTAGTGATGCGGAAATGGCCAAAGCAAATTACCAAGATAAGCAGATGGAGGTCTATACTACGGCCAAAATGGCCTATTATGACCTGCTCTATGCCGATAAAGCGCTGGAGATTGGTAAGGAAAATCAGCAACTTATGGGGCAGCTAGTTCAGATTGCCCAAGTTAATTATTCCACAGGAATGGTACCTCTGCAAGATACCTTGCGGGCCCAAACTGAGTTCTCTAAAATGACTACCGATTTGTTAAGTATGGCATCTATGTCAGCAGTAGCAAAAGCGAAAATTAATACTGTCATTGGCCGTAAAGCCGATACACCACTAGCGGTGAAAGAAGAATTCAGCGCGCCGCCTCCTAATTTTGATTTGGCCAAATTGCAAACAGAAGCCCAAACAGGTAAGCCAACTGTTGTGAGCATGGAACGGCAAGTAGAAATGGCAAAGAATGGTGTTGAATTGGCGAAAAAGCAACAACTACCAGATTATCAACTCAGCATTGGCTATAAAGATAGAAAGCAAACTGAAATGGAGACAGCACCTGATACTTGGAAAATGGAATTTATGGTGATGTTGCCAATTTGGCAAGGAAAAAACAAAGCAGAAATTAAATCCGCTTCCGCTAACTTAGATGCAGCACAGGCTTCACTAACCAATATGCAAAATATGACCGGTTTGGATTTACAAATGGCGCTAGCCGAAGCACAGACTGCTTGGCGCCAGATTGATCTGTATAAAAATACAGTAATTCCCCAAGCTGAGCAAACTTATCAAGCCGGAGTTGTGAGCTATACCAACGGTAAAGTCGATTTCATGGCTGTTCTGGATAGCCTTAATTCCCTCCGTAATGTGCGATTAGATTACTATAAGGCGCGAATCAATTATGAAAAAGCGGCTGCGAATTTAGAGAAAGCCGTAGGTAAACCGTTATTTAACAGCGGGTTAGAGCCGTAA
- a CDS encoding HAMP domain-containing sensor histidine kinase, protein MNSITYRITGVMFLAVAFTVFLLVYLTNGQMNEHFKEYLVVQNMEMGQNGMMKHMDVGNSTVAFVMGPSEETFLASVHKSLIWVGMAVLAAGLAASYAVARSITVPLRNLSRAAEQIEQGNFDQKVPVETKDEVGHLAAIFNRMAEALSINASLRRQFLANIAHELRTPLAIIQGHLEGMVDGVIEPSQEQLSSLHEEAIRLNRLITDLRDLSLAEVRQLALEKSSTNVNQIVSRAVYMLKPLADEKDIRVNCMLDELPELEADADRLNQVFYNILVNAIRYSPTKSIVKVVTVQEEIEGRSWLKVSVTDNGPGIAQEDIPHIFDHFYRGDKSRDRKSGGSGLGLAIVKQLVEIHGGRVAVKSKLGEGSVFQILLPVGLEENSRDKGNLL, encoded by the coding sequence ATGAATAGCATTACTTACCGTATTACAGGCGTGATGTTTTTGGCAGTGGCATTTACGGTATTTTTGCTCGTCTACTTGACGAACGGGCAGATGAATGAGCATTTCAAAGAATATCTAGTAGTGCAAAATATGGAAATGGGGCAAAATGGCATGATGAAGCATATGGATGTTGGCAATTCAACAGTGGCTTTCGTCATGGGACCATCAGAAGAAACTTTTTTGGCTTCTGTCCACAAGTCTCTTATTTGGGTGGGAATGGCTGTATTAGCAGCCGGCTTGGCGGCTAGCTATGCAGTGGCTCGCAGCATTACTGTTCCATTGCGTAATCTGAGTCGTGCTGCTGAACAAATTGAGCAAGGTAATTTTGACCAAAAGGTGCCAGTGGAAACAAAAGATGAGGTAGGGCATTTGGCTGCTATTTTTAATCGAATGGCTGAGGCGTTGTCAATCAATGCCAGCTTGCGCCGACAATTTTTAGCCAATATCGCTCATGAGCTTCGGACACCGCTTGCCATAATTCAAGGACACCTAGAGGGGATGGTAGACGGTGTGATTGAACCGAGTCAGGAACAACTTTCTTCATTACATGAAGAAGCTATCCGGCTCAATCGCCTCATTACAGACCTTCGTGACTTGTCGTTAGCCGAAGTTCGTCAGTTGGCATTAGAAAAAAGTAGCACTAATGTCAATCAAATTGTTAGTCGGGCAGTGTACATGCTTAAACCGCTAGCGGATGAGAAGGACATCCGCGTGAATTGTATGTTAGACGAATTGCCGGAGCTTGAAGCGGATGCAGATCGGCTCAACCAGGTATTTTATAACATTTTAGTGAATGCTATTCGTTATTCTCCAACTAAGAGTATTGTAAAGGTTGTTACAGTGCAGGAAGAAATAGAAGGTCGATCATGGCTTAAGGTTTCAGTCACTGATAACGGGCCTGGTATTGCACAAGAGGATATACCTCATATCTTTGACCATTTCTATCGAGGGGACAAGTCTCGAGATAGAAAAAGCGGTGGATCGGGTTTAGGATTGGCTATTGTTAAACAACTTGTGGAAATTCATGGCGGCCGGGTAGCAGTCAAAAGTAAGTTGGGAGAGGGAAGTGTTTTTCAAATACTGTTACCAGTTGGTCTGGAAGAAAACAGTCGGGATAAGGGGAATCTCTTGTAA
- a CDS encoding response regulator transcription factor, protein MAQYSVLIVDDDVKLVKLLRTYFEKEGCMTYSANDGLDALQVVREKKPDIMVLDLMLPGLDGLDVCRKIRKDNDIPIIMLTARDEESDRLIGLEIGADDYVTKPFSPKEVVARAKAILRRANKEMVRSEPIQVGTLIIDLERHQVTNGGHIVDVTPTEFKIMELLAANTGKVYSRLQIVEQIQGYSFEGYERTIDAHIKNLRRKIETNPKEPQHIQTVYGIGYKFAGEANE, encoded by the coding sequence ATGGCCCAATATTCAGTATTAATTGTAGATGATGATGTGAAACTAGTTAAGCTTTTGCGAACTTATTTTGAAAAAGAAGGCTGTATGACGTATTCGGCTAATGATGGGCTAGATGCATTGCAGGTAGTGCGGGAAAAGAAGCCAGATATTATGGTGTTAGATTTGATGTTGCCTGGTCTTGATGGATTGGATGTCTGCCGGAAAATTCGAAAGGATAATGACATCCCCATCATTATGCTTACTGCTCGGGATGAAGAAAGTGATAGATTAATCGGTCTGGAAATTGGTGCTGATGATTATGTGACAAAGCCTTTTAGCCCCAAAGAAGTAGTCGCTCGCGCCAAGGCCATTTTGCGTCGTGCAAATAAAGAGATGGTGCGGAGCGAGCCAATTCAAGTGGGAACTCTAATCATTGACTTAGAACGTCACCAAGTTACCAACGGTGGCCATATTGTGGACGTAACGCCCACCGAATTTAAAATTATGGAACTATTAGCGGCCAATACTGGTAAGGTATATAGTCGCCTGCAGATTGTCGAACAAATCCAAGGGTATAGCTTTGAAGGGTATGAACGGACCATTGATGCACATATTAAGAACTTGCGTCGCAAAATTGAGACTAACCCAAAGGAACCTCAGCATATTCAAACGGTATATGGGATTGGTTACAAATTTGCTGGTGAAGCAAATGAATAG
- a CDS encoding LemA family protein codes for MNKTVWIIIAIVTMLVVGGISSYNSLINMSENVGGKWGQIENQLQRRADLIPNLVSTVKGYAAHEQQAIQAVADARAKLGGAQGPSAKAEANGELNTALSRLLVIAENYPNLKADKNFRALMDELSGTENRIAVARKDYNESVQLYNTTIRSLPASIFARYYGFGSMEYFKADEGAKQVPQVKF; via the coding sequence ATGAATAAGACTGTGTGGATCATTATAGCCATAGTCACCATGCTAGTTGTAGGCGGAATTTCAAGCTATAACAGTTTGATAAATATGAGTGAAAACGTTGGTGGCAAATGGGGTCAGATTGAAAACCAGCTTCAGCGGAGGGCTGACTTAATCCCCAATCTCGTTAGTACGGTGAAGGGATATGCTGCCCATGAGCAGCAAGCGATTCAGGCGGTGGCTGATGCCAGGGCGAAACTGGGCGGTGCCCAAGGACCGAGTGCCAAGGCTGAGGCGAATGGGGAATTAAATACTGCTCTGAGCCGGCTCTTGGTAATTGCGGAAAACTATCCGAATTTGAAAGCGGATAAAAATTTCCGAGCATTGATGGATGAATTATCGGGAACTGAAAATCGCATTGCAGTGGCTCGTAAGGATTATAACGAAAGTGTGCAGCTTTATAACACAACCATTCGTTCGCTGCCGGCCAGTATATTTGCTAGATATTACGGATTTGGTTCCATGGAATATTTTAAAGCCGATGAAGGAGCTAAACAAGTGCCGCAAGTTAAGTTTTAA
- a CDS encoding TVP38/TMEM64 family protein has protein sequence MNKLWGWLVIIAAIGLTYLWQPEFFQEAYGIIKHGDIAALADYLRSFGGWSVVITLALFVVMTFTIVFPFMILSGAAGIIYGLFWGIVISWSGEVIGALVMFIFARHFFRQVVEGWITKSKYLKQVDDYSAANGFKALLIARLLPLAPSGIITAVAAISRMSFRDFILATIIGKLPPVVIKVLLGHDIVFAGENMTRLIVVAVLVVGVYLALWWYRRSKVQHGNA, from the coding sequence ATGAATAAATTGTGGGGCTGGTTAGTTATTATTGCAGCAATCGGGCTGACCTATTTGTGGCAGCCCGAGTTTTTTCAAGAAGCATATGGCATCATTAAGCATGGTGATATTGCTGCCTTAGCTGATTACTTACGTTCTTTTGGCGGATGGTCGGTAGTGATAACACTGGCCCTATTTGTGGTTATGACTTTTACGATTGTTTTTCCCTTTATGATTTTATCTGGGGCAGCAGGCATCATCTATGGGCTATTTTGGGGTATTGTCATTTCTTGGTCAGGAGAAGTGATTGGGGCACTAGTCATGTTTATTTTCGCCCGGCATTTCTTTCGTCAGGTAGTGGAAGGATGGATTACTAAAAGTAAGTATCTTAAGCAGGTGGATGATTACAGCGCAGCCAATGGTTTTAAGGCTTTATTAATAGCTCGTTTGCTTCCATTAGCTCCATCGGGTATTATTACAGCCGTTGCAGCCATTAGTCGCATGTCCTTTCGGGATTTTATTCTGGCGACAATCATTGGTAAATTACCACCAGTAGTGATTAAAGTCTTACTTGGCCATGATATTGTATTTGCTGGGGAAAATATGACACGGCTCATTGTAGTAGCAGTTTTAGTGGTCGGAGTATATCTAGCTTTATGGTGGTATAGGCGAAGCAAAGTGCAACATGGGAATGCATAA
- a CDS encoding cytochrome D1 domain-containing protein — translation MLSLLCEVHNVQVSPDGKYVLLTNNESNNVTVIDAKSYNVVQNVPTGKGTHGIVTSNDNKFVYVTNMYENTVSVIDNNTNKVIGTVAVGEIPNGITYKP, via the coding sequence GTGCTAAGTTTACTATGTGAGGTCCATAATGTTCAAGTCTCACCGGATGGTAAATATGTGCTTCTTACCAATAATGAGTCTAATAATGTGACAGTGATTGATGCAAAGTCCTATAATGTTGTGCAAAATGTTCCTACAGGTAAAGGTACCCATGGGATAGTTACCAGCAATGACAATAAGTTTGTGTACGTAACCAATATGTATGAGAATACTGTTAGTGTAATTGACAATAATACCAACAAGGTGATAGGAACGGTAGCAGTAGGTGAAATACCCAATGGAATTACGTATAAGCCCTAG
- a CDS encoding CC/Se motif family (seleno)protein, which yields MEIYIEPTACDYIAKKNQDKAITLGVGKREGANCGCSVGGGVFPLVKLGVSPFDIDTYNKININGIEAYYPDSMTSSFKKVTVKVEGIFFYKQLLALGI from the coding sequence ATGGAAATTTATATTGAACCAACGGCTTGTGACTATATTGCAAAGAAAAATCAGGATAAAGCTATTACTCTCGGTGTTGGCAAAAGAGAAGGCGCGAATTGCGGGTGTAGCGTAGGGGGAGGAGTCTTCCCGTTGGTAAAACTAGGTGTTAGCCCTTTTGACATTGACACGTATAACAAAATAAATATTAATGGTATTGAAGCGTATTATCCAGACTCTATGACAAGCTCATTTAAAAAAGTTACTGTGAAAGTGGAAGGAATATTTTTTTATAAGCAACTGTTGGCTTTGGGAATCTAA